The stretch of DNA CCGCTCGGACGGGTCTTCGGCCAACATCACGGCTTCGGCCAGCGCCAAGGCAACTTCTAGCCGCAGGTGCGCCAGTTGTCCGGCGGTAGGCGGCGTACTCGGCCACACCTCCAACCCTTCCGGCCAGGCCGCCGCCCGTCCCGACGCCAGATCGAGGCTGGCCCGCATGGTGGCGCTGAGGTGATGAAGCACGTCTGCGATGGTGTAGGGCAGCCCCGGCACACGCTTCGCCGCAACCTCAAAGGTCAGATTCTCCAGGATGTAGTCCGGCTCCCGGAAGGCGGCGCTGCCTCCCAAAGAGGCTTGCAACAGGTTCATGCGCTCAGGCTAGCGTTTAAGATCGCTGCGACACATAAACATCACCCAAGCACGGCTATAAGAGTCCGTCAAGGCCAGCTTTCTGGACTATAAAGCCCGCGTCATGCTGCACCCAGACTCAGCAGGCACACTGTAGGTCAGAAGTAGACGGCACGGTCAGAATCTCTGGCCCGACTAGAAGCAGGAGACGCCCAAATGACCCCTCAGCCCGACCTCAGACTTTCAGTACCGACGTCCAGCACACCCATCGAAATCCTGTTGGTCGAGGACAGCGAACCCGATATCATCCTGACCCAGGAAGCCTTTGCCGAAGCTGGTGTCACCAACAACTTGCACGTTACCCGTGACGGCGTAGAAGCCCTCGAATTCTTGCGCCGAGAAGGGCCATACCGCCTTGTGCCGCGCCCAGACGTGATTTTACTGGATATCAATATGCCGCGTATGAACGGTCTAGAAGTACTGTCGGCCATCAAGCGCGACCCGAATCTGATGACTATACCCACCATCATGCTGACCACCAGCGCCGCCGATGAGGACATTTTGCGGTCTTATCAGGCGCACGCGGCCAGTTATGTGGTCAAACCGATTGAGTTCGATACGTTTTACGCCGCCATTCACGCACTGGGCCGTTACATGCTGAGCATCGTGCGTGCGCCGGGGCCAGACTGAGCCAGAACTAAACAGAGCCAGAACCAAACTGATTGGAGCCTAGGCGGGGTGCAATCCCGTGAACTCCAACCCCGTCGTTTCTTCCCACCCATGCGCGATGTTGAGGCACTGGATGGCGTGGCCCGCGGTGCCCTTCACCAGATTGTCTATGGCACTCATCAGCACCACGCGGCCCGAATCCATATCCATCTCGAACCCCAGATCGCAGTAATTGGTGCCGTTCAGCAACATCGGGTCGGGGTAGCGGTGAATGCCGCGTGCCACCTTCACGATCCGGATAAATGGTTCGGCGGCGTACACCTCGCGGTAGGCGCTCCAGACGTCACGGTCGCTGTAGCCGTCGGGAATCCACGCCTGAATGGTGGACAGAATGCCGCGCACACGGGGCGTGCTGATGGCGGTCAGGTGAATGGGAAAATGGCCGGGGAGTTCCTGCTGCACCTCGGCGGTATGGCGGTGGCCGACGGGCTTGTACACACGCAGGCTTCCGGCCCGCTCCGGGTGGTGCGAGGCGTCTGAACTGCTGGCCCCCGCCGCGCTGCTGCCCACCAGCCCGGTGGCAATGATGTCTCTGGGAAGCAGCACGCCCAACTTCAGCAGCGGGTACAGCGCCAGAATCACGGAGGTGGCGAAGCAACCCGCGCAGGCGATCCGGGTGGCCGTGCGGAGTTCCTCGCGGTGCAGTTCAGGATTTCCGTACACCCAGTTGCTCAGGGCGTCGGGGGCCGGGTGCGCTTCCCCGTAGGCTTGCCGGAACACTTCGGGGTCTTTGAGCCGGAAGTCGGCGCTGAGGTCTACGATCACGCGGCCCTTGCCCTCAAATTCGGCGATGCGGCCCGCTGCGCTGCCGTGTGGGAGGGCCAGCACAATAATGTCGGCTTCCTCCAGCTCGGCGGCCTTTCGGAACTTGAGATTGGTGCGCCCGCGCAAATTGGGATGCACCAGCGCCACCGGCTGCCCCGCACTGCGCTCGCTCGTCACCTGTGTCACGTTCAGATGAGGATGCCCCAGCGCCAGTCGCAAAAATTCCCCGCCCGCGTACCCGCTGCCGCCCACAATTGCCACGCTCATTGCCTTGTTGCCCAGATCAGATGAAGCCATGCTGCCAGTTCAGCACAAAACCCCGCGCCGAATGTTCCGTATATTTACAAACGTATAGCTAAAGCGTGTTACTGCTTGGCATACACAAGGTCAATGACCTTCAGAAGGTCGGGCTTCAGCATTTCGCCTTTCGCAGCCCGCTCCAGCAGTTGCTCCGGCGTCAGCCAGTCAGCCCCGTTAAAGTCGTCGGGATTCTGGTGGGGCAAGTCGTTCATATCCACCTCGTAAATCCGCATAAAGCAGCTCACACCTGTATCAAACGGCGAGAGATCACCCAGCACGTGCCATCCCAGGGCGGCCACATTCACATTCAGTTCCTCGCGGGCTTCACGGACAAAGGATTCGTCCAACGATTCGCCCGCCAGCGTGTAGCCGCCCACGCTGAAATCCAGCGCCCCCGGCCAGCGCGGTTTGTGTGCCGCACGGCGCGGAAGCAGCAGTTGGCCCGCACTATTTCGGAAGAAGGCGTTGACGCCCCGCACGCCTTTCACGCCGTCCGATACAGAACGCCACAGCACGCCCGTGACCTCTCCGGCATCGTCTAACCTGTCCAGCAATTCGTCGTCGCCAGCCTCTATCACTCGCCCCAGCAGCGTACTGAAATAGCCCACTTGTTGCCCCGGCAATGCTGCCCGCAACGCCCACCACAGCGCATGGCCTTCGCGCTCGAAAGCGGCGTCTTCGTTCTCGCCTGCTCCCAAAAAGGTGGCCCGCATTGGTAAGGGCGACATGGGATCGGCCCTATTGAGCGTGGAATCGAAGGTATCGGCCCAAGCTTCCAGCCTCGCTGCCAGCGCAGTTGGTACCCCCAGCGTGGCCGGGTCAAGGTTATCTCCGTCCGGTTTCCACAGCGGAAAACAGTGGTAGTCGGCCATCAGCTTGAGCGTCAACTTTACTTGCCCTCTCCGATCAGCGTCAGCCCGATCAAGGTCAGGTTGGCGTTCTTGCCTTCGCTGATCAGCGTCACCGATGAAATCACCTTGTCAGGTTTGGGGTTGACCCAATCGAGCACGGGCACGGCTACGTCCAGACCGTCTTTGGTCTTACCTGCCCAGGCCGGGGCCGGAATCATGGAGGTGGTCAGCGTGTCTGTCCAGGCCCGGATGTGCCGCCCGTAT from Deinococcus sp. QL22 encodes:
- the argC gene encoding N-acetyl-gamma-glutamyl-phosphate reductase translates to MASSDLGNKAMSVAIVGGSGYAGGEFLRLALGHPHLNVTQVTSERSAGQPVALVHPNLRGRTNLKFRKAAELEEADIIVLALPHGSAAGRIAEFEGKGRVIVDLSADFRLKDPEVFRQAYGEAHPAPDALSNWVYGNPELHREELRTATRIACAGCFATSVILALYPLLKLGVLLPRDIIATGLVGSSAAGASSSDASHHPERAGSLRVYKPVGHRHTAEVQQELPGHFPIHLTAISTPRVRGILSTIQAWIPDGYSDRDVWSAYREVYAAEPFIRIVKVARGIHRYPDPMLLNGTNYCDLGFEMDMDSGRVVLMSAIDNLVKGTAGHAIQCLNIAHGWEETTGLEFTGLHPA
- a CDS encoding damage-inducible protein DinB, which produces MNLLQASLGGSAAFREPDYILENLTFEVAAKRVPGLPYTIADVLHHLSATMRASLDLASGRAAAWPEGLEVWPSTPPTAGQLAHLRLEVALALAEAVMLAEDPSERARDMLTDLAVHNAYHWGQVALMRRLHGDWSGEDPEIGGGIGG
- a CDS encoding NUDIX hydrolase; the protein is MTLKLMADYHCFPLWKPDGDNLDPATLGVPTALAARLEAWADTFDSTLNRADPMSPLPMRATFLGAGENEDAAFEREGHALWWALRAALPGQQVGYFSTLLGRVIEAGDDELLDRLDDAGEVTGVLWRSVSDGVKGVRGVNAFFRNSAGQLLLPRRAAHKPRWPGALDFSVGGYTLAGESLDESFVREAREELNVNVAALGWHVLGDLSPFDTGVSCFMRIYEVDMNDLPHQNPDDFNGADWLTPEQLLERAAKGEMLKPDLLKVIDLVYAKQ
- a CDS encoding response regulator, with product MTPQPDLRLSVPTSSTPIEILLVEDSEPDIILTQEAFAEAGVTNNLHVTRDGVEALEFLRREGPYRLVPRPDVILLDINMPRMNGLEVLSAIKRDPNLMTIPTIMLTTSAADEDILRSYQAHAASYVVKPIEFDTFYAAIHALGRYMLSIVRAPGPD